Proteins encoded within one genomic window of Streptomyces profundus:
- a CDS encoding molybdopterin cofactor-binding domain-containing protein, translated as MAEANGPADVTAVTVHAPTGGAGPAGTGGAGRSGQGLGVSLPPTDAGAKATGTFPYTADLWAEGLLWAAVLRAPHPRARIKGIDTTDAQAMPGVRAVVTHADVTGDGLLGRRVADRPAFASEEVRYHGEPVAAVAADHPETARLAAAAIAVDYEPIEAVTSAQRAFEADPLHPDGNVIRHIPLRHGDAAATGEVVVEGLYRIGRQDSAPIGAESGLAVPRPDGGVEIYVAATDPHTDRDRLAGCLGLTTEQVKVYVTGVPGSLGDREDQGFQLPLALLAIRTGCPVKLAATREESFLGHAHRHPTLLRYWHHADREGRLVKVEAQLLMDAGAYADESAEALAAAVSFAGGPYVVPNAVVDGWAVRTNNPPAGYLRGEGAMQVCAAYEGQMDQLAARLGMDPAELRARNVLATGDTLPTGQAVTCPAPVAELLSAVREAPLPALPKDGPIEDWLLPGGPDGAGDPAAVRRGVGYALGMVHLLGAEGTDEVSTATVRVEGNAEGATATVLCAAVETGQGFATLARQVVQEVLGVDEVVVAPVDTDQPPAGPGGRGRHTWVSAGAVERAARMVRTQLLQPLAANFGMSAELLTIEDGKITSYDGVLSTTVTEALEGKELWATAQCRPHPTEPLDESGQGDAFVGLAFAAVRAVVDVDVELGAVRVVEMAIAQDVGRVLNPRQLRARIEAGVTQGIGAALTEHLRVVRGEVRRADLTGYALPTALDTPEVRIVSLLEERDVVAPFGAKSASAPPLVVSPAAVAAAVRAATGQPVNRLPIKPQFAVGAG; from the coding sequence ATGGCGGAAGCGAACGGGCCGGCCGACGTCACAGCCGTCACGGTCCACGCGCCCACCGGCGGGGCGGGCCCGGCCGGTACGGGCGGGGCCGGGCGCAGCGGGCAGGGCCTCGGCGTCTCGCTGCCCCCGACGGACGCCGGCGCCAAGGCCACCGGCACCTTCCCCTACACCGCCGATCTGTGGGCCGAGGGCCTGCTGTGGGCCGCGGTGCTCAGGGCGCCGCATCCGCGCGCCAGGATCAAGGGCATCGACACCACCGACGCGCAGGCCATGCCGGGCGTGCGCGCGGTGGTCACCCACGCCGATGTGACGGGCGACGGCCTGTTGGGTCGGCGGGTCGCCGACCGTCCGGCGTTCGCCTCCGAAGAGGTGCGGTACCACGGTGAGCCGGTCGCCGCTGTGGCGGCCGACCATCCGGAGACGGCGCGGCTCGCCGCGGCGGCCATCGCCGTCGACTACGAGCCGATCGAGGCGGTGACCAGCGCCCAACGCGCCTTCGAGGCCGATCCGCTGCACCCGGACGGCAACGTGATCCGCCATATCCCGCTGCGTCACGGCGATGCGGCGGCGACCGGCGAGGTCGTGGTGGAGGGCCTCTACCGGATCGGCCGGCAGGACTCGGCGCCGATCGGCGCCGAGTCGGGTCTTGCCGTGCCGCGCCCTGACGGCGGCGTCGAGATCTATGTGGCCGCGACGGACCCGCACACCGACCGGGACCGGCTGGCCGGCTGTCTCGGCCTGACCACGGAGCAGGTCAAGGTCTATGTGACGGGCGTGCCCGGCTCGTTGGGCGACCGGGAGGACCAGGGCTTCCAACTGCCGCTGGCCCTGCTGGCGATCCGCACCGGCTGCCCCGTCAAGCTCGCGGCGACCCGCGAGGAGTCGTTCCTCGGCCACGCGCACCGGCATCCGACGCTGTTGCGGTACTGGCATCACGCGGACCGCGAGGGCCGGCTGGTCAAGGTCGAGGCCCAGCTGCTGATGGACGCCGGCGCCTACGCGGACGAGTCGGCCGAGGCGCTGGCCGCCGCGGTCTCCTTCGCCGGCGGCCCCTATGTGGTGCCGAACGCGGTGGTGGACGGCTGGGCGGTGCGCACCAACAACCCGCCGGCGGGCTACCTGCGGGGCGAGGGCGCCATGCAGGTGTGCGCGGCCTACGAGGGGCAGATGGACCAGCTGGCGGCCCGGCTGGGGATGGATCCGGCCGAGCTGCGTGCCCGCAACGTGCTGGCCACCGGGGACACCCTGCCCACCGGCCAGGCCGTGACCTGTCCGGCGCCGGTCGCCGAGCTGCTGTCGGCGGTGCGCGAGGCGCCGCTGCCGGCGCTGCCCAAGGACGGCCCGATCGAGGACTGGCTGCTGCCGGGCGGCCCGGACGGCGCGGGCGATCCGGCGGCGGTGCGCCGGGGCGTCGGCTACGCCCTCGGCATGGTGCACCTGCTGGGCGCCGAGGGCACCGACGAGGTGTCCACGGCGACGGTGCGGGTCGAGGGGAACGCCGAGGGGGCCACCGCCACCGTGCTGTGCGCGGCGGTGGAGACGGGGCAGGGCTTCGCGACCCTGGCCCGGCAGGTGGTGCAGGAGGTGCTGGGCGTCGACGAGGTGGTGGTGGCGCCCGTCGACACGGACCAGCCGCCCGCCGGTCCCGGCGGCCGTGGCCGGCACACCTGGGTCTCGGCCGGCGCCGTGGAACGGGCGGCCCGGATGGTGCGCACCCAGCTGTTGCAGCCGCTGGCCGCCAACTTCGGCATGTCCGCCGAGCTGCTGACCATCGAGGACGGGAAGATCACCTCGTACGACGGGGTGTTGAGCACCACGGTCACGGAGGCGCTGGAGGGCAAGGAGCTGTGGGCCACCGCCCAGTGCCGGCCGCATCCCACCGAGCCGTTGGACGAGTCGGGGCAGGGCGACGCCTTTGTCGGCCTGGCCTTCGCCGCGGTGCGGGCGGTGGTCGACGTCGACGTGGAGCTGGGCGCGGTGCGGGTCGTCGAGATGGCGATCGCGCAGGACGTGGGCCGGGTGCTCAACCCGCGCCAGCTGCGGGCCAGGATCGAGGCCGGCGTCACCCAGGGCATCGGCGCGGCGCTGACCGAGCATCTGCGGGTGGTGCGCGGCGAGGTGCGGCGCGCCGACCTCACCGGGTACGCGCTGCCGAC
- a CDS encoding YqgE/AlgH family protein, protein MPEVSSFTGRLLVATPALSDPNFDRSVVLLLDHDEDGALGVVLNRPTPVGVSEVLEPWAALAGEPGVVFQGGPVALDAALALAVVPGVGPLGWRRVHGSIGLVDLEAPPEVLAAEVGSLRVFAGYAGWGPDQLERELEEGAWYVVDSEPGDVSVPRPESLWRAVLRRQHGSLAMLATYPDDASLN, encoded by the coding sequence ATGCCCGAGGTCTCCTCGTTCACCGGGCGGCTGCTGGTGGCCACCCCAGCCCTGTCCGACCCCAACTTCGACCGCTCCGTCGTGCTGCTGCTCGACCACGACGAGGACGGCGCGCTCGGCGTGGTGCTGAACCGGCCGACCCCGGTCGGCGTGTCCGAGGTGCTGGAGCCCTGGGCGGCGCTCGCCGGGGAGCCGGGGGTGGTCTTCCAGGGCGGCCCGGTCGCGCTGGACGCCGCCCTGGCGCTGGCCGTGGTGCCGGGCGTCGGCCCGTTGGGCTGGCGGCGGGTGCACGGCTCGATCGGCCTCGTCGATCTGGAGGCCCCGCCCGAGGTGCTGGCCGCCGAGGTGGGCTCGTTGCGGGTCTTCGCCGGCTACGCGGGCTGGGGCCCTGACCAGCTGGAGCGGGAGCTGGAGGAGGGCGCCTGGTATGTCGTGGACTCGGAGCCCGGCGATGTGTCGGTGCCCCGGCCCGAGAGCCTCTGGCGGGCGGTGCTGCGCCGGCAGCACGGCAGTCTCGCCATGCTCGCCACATATCCGGACGACGCCTCGCTCAATTAG
- a CDS encoding NAD-dependent malic enzyme, whose translation MATAPSVSYSMTVRLEVPASGTAVSQLTTVVESSGGSVTGLDVTASGHEKLRIDVTIAASSTAHADEIVQKLRGIDGVSLGKVSDRTFLMHLGGKIEMSSKHPIRNRDDLSMIYTPGVARVCTQIAAHPEDARRLTIKRNSVAVVTDGSAVLGLGNIGPHAALPVMEGKAALFKRFAGIDAWPLCLDTQDPDAIVEIVKAIAPGFAGINLEDISAPRCFEIEARLREALDIPVFHDDQHGTAIVVLAALHNAMRVVGKELGDVRVVMSGAGAAGTAILKLLLAAGVKHAVVTDLYGVVHAGRDDLVGADGDSPLRWIADNTNPDGVTGTLGEAIVDADVFIGVSAPDVLTGEDVAAMADGAIVFALANPDPEIDPALARQTAAVVATGRSDFPNQINNVLVFPGVFRGLLDAQSRSVSTAMMLAAARALADVVGVDELNANYIVPSVFNERVSGAVAEAVRQAARQG comes from the coding sequence ATGGCAACGGCGCCCAGTGTCTCGTACTCGATGACGGTCCGGCTGGAGGTGCCAGCGAGTGGCACGGCCGTCAGTCAGCTCACCACGGTGGTCGAGTCCTCCGGCGGGTCGGTCACCGGCCTCGACGTGACCGCTTCCGGACACGAGAAGCTGCGGATCGACGTGACCATCGCGGCCAGCTCGACGGCGCACGCCGACGAGATCGTGCAGAAGCTGCGCGGCATCGACGGCGTCTCGTTGGGCAAGGTCTCGGACCGGACGTTCCTGATGCATCTCGGCGGCAAGATCGAGATGTCGTCGAAGCACCCGATTCGCAACCGTGATGATTTGTCCATGATCTACACGCCGGGCGTGGCCCGGGTGTGCACCCAGATCGCCGCGCACCCCGAGGACGCCAGGCGGTTGACCATCAAGCGCAACAGCGTCGCCGTGGTCACCGACGGCTCGGCCGTGTTGGGGCTCGGCAACATCGGCCCGCACGCGGCGCTGCCGGTGATGGAGGGCAAGGCGGCGCTCTTCAAGCGGTTCGCCGGCATCGACGCCTGGCCGCTCTGCCTGGACACCCAGGACCCGGACGCCATCGTGGAGATCGTCAAGGCGATCGCCCCCGGGTTCGCCGGGATCAACCTGGAGGACATCTCCGCGCCGCGCTGCTTCGAGATCGAGGCCAGGCTGCGGGAGGCGTTGGACATCCCGGTCTTCCACGACGACCAGCACGGCACCGCGATCGTGGTGCTCGCCGCGCTGCACAACGCGATGCGCGTGGTCGGCAAGGAGTTGGGCGACGTCCGGGTGGTGATGTCGGGCGCGGGCGCCGCGGGGACCGCCATCCTCAAGCTGTTGCTGGCCGCCGGCGTCAAGCACGCGGTGGTGACCGACCTCTACGGCGTGGTGCACGCGGGCCGGGACGATCTGGTCGGCGCCGACGGGGACTCCCCGCTGCGTTGGATCGCCGACAACACCAACCCCGACGGTGTGACGGGCACGTTGGGCGAGGCGATCGTGGACGCCGATGTGTTCATCGGTGTTTCCGCCCCCGACGTCCTGACCGGCGAGGATGTGGCCGCGATGGCGGACGGCGCGATCGTCTTCGCCCTCGCGAACCCGGACCCGGAGATCGATCCGGCGCTCGCCCGGCAGACGGCCGCCGTGGTGGCCACCGGACGCTCCGACTTCCCCAACCAGATCAACAACGTCCTGGTCTTTCCCGGGGTGTTCCGCGGCCTGCTGGACGCCCAGTCGCGTTCGGTCAGCACGGCGATGATGCTGGCGGCGGCGCGCGCCCTCGCCGATGTGGTGGGAGTCGACGAGTTGAACGCCAACTACATCGTGCCCAGTGTCTTCAACGAGCGGGTCTCGGGGGCCGTCGCCGAGGCGGTCCGGCAGGCCGCGCGACAGGGCTGA
- a CDS encoding carboxymuconolactone decarboxylase family protein: MNARLNPFGASGAQALKHLTSAGRVIEESTLPAVTQELVKIRASQINGCGFCTDMHTKEAAEAGETSLRLNLIAAWQDATVFTEAERAALELTEQGTRIADAAGGVSDEVWDKANKHFDEDQLAALVYLIAIINAFNRLNVIVRNPAGHYRPGQFA, translated from the coding sequence ATGAACGCTCGACTGAACCCCTTCGGCGCCTCTGGGGCCCAGGCCCTCAAGCACCTCACCTCGGCGGGCCGGGTGATCGAGGAATCGACGCTGCCCGCCGTGACGCAGGAGCTGGTGAAGATCCGCGCCAGTCAGATCAACGGCTGTGGCTTCTGCACCGACATGCACACCAAGGAGGCGGCCGAGGCCGGGGAGACCTCGCTGCGCCTCAACCTGATCGCGGCCTGGCAGGACGCCACGGTCTTCACCGAGGCCGAGCGGGCCGCCCTGGAGCTGACGGAGCAGGGCACCCGGATCGCCGACGCCGCCGGCGGCGTCTCCGACGAGGTGTGGGACAAGGCGAACAAGCACTTCGACGAGGACCAACTCGCCGCCCTGGTGTATCTGATCGCGATCATCAACGCCTTCAACCGCCTGAACGTCATCGTCCGCAACCCCGCCGGCCACTACCGGCCCGGACAGTTCGCCTGA
- a CDS encoding 2Fe-2S iron-sulfur cluster-binding protein yields MSNEQQPDPGAQAPQPNWGGEYDAEATGFLELPGDFPRQGGSEPLAAPGQGYRPPVIEPSAPPATAEPSVDPGATGQWTMPFAFGEAPARPPGAAPPEQPGQPEPPGASEPPETRHAALGQGAAAALAGSLEGRSELREPADGPGQPPDGHQAEPDLWRAPADEPGERRGPAPWSAPAAGEPHPADPADSADPVEGAAADGDPAPVVSSSEHPEVSYVLRVNGVERPVAGAWIGESLLYVLRERLGLAGAKDGCSQGECGACSVQVDGRLVAACLVPAATAAGSEIRTVEGLGSAGEPSDVQRALAGCDVQCGFCLPGMAMTVHDLLEGNHAPTELETRRALCGNLCRCGGYRGVLDAVREVAAERGARVARAAAEAAEAKAVSEANQAPEPVTPRIPHQAGPTSAGGFPQAGGM; encoded by the coding sequence ATGAGCAACGAGCAGCAGCCCGACCCAGGCGCCCAGGCGCCGCAGCCCAACTGGGGCGGTGAGTACGACGCGGAGGCCACCGGCTTCCTGGAACTGCCGGGCGACTTCCCCCGGCAGGGCGGGAGCGAGCCGCTGGCGGCTCCCGGGCAGGGATACCGGCCGCCGGTGATCGAGCCGAGCGCGCCGCCCGCCACCGCCGAGCCCAGCGTCGACCCGGGCGCCACCGGGCAGTGGACGATGCCGTTCGCCTTCGGCGAGGCCCCGGCGCGGCCCCCGGGGGCCGCGCCGCCGGAGCAACCGGGGCAGCCCGAGCCGCCCGGGGCGTCGGAGCCGCCCGAGACACGGCACGCCGCCCTGGGGCAGGGCGCGGCGGCGGCGTTGGCCGGCTCCCTCGAAGGCCGCTCCGAGCTGCGCGAGCCGGCGGACGGCCCCGGGCAGCCGCCCGACGGCCATCAGGCCGAGCCCGACCTCTGGCGCGCGCCGGCCGACGAGCCGGGCGAGCGGCGGGGCCCAGCGCCCTGGTCGGCGCCGGCGGCGGGGGAGCCGCATCCGGCCGACCCCGCGGACTCGGCGGACCCGGTCGAGGGGGCGGCGGCGGACGGCGATCCGGCGCCGGTGGTCAGCAGCAGTGAACACCCCGAGGTCTCCTATGTGTTGCGGGTCAACGGGGTCGAACGCCCGGTGGCCGGCGCCTGGATCGGCGAGTCCCTGCTCTATGTGCTGCGCGAGCGGCTCGGCCTGGCCGGTGCCAAGGACGGCTGCTCGCAGGGCGAGTGCGGGGCCTGTTCGGTGCAGGTGGACGGCCGGCTGGTGGCGGCCTGTCTGGTGCCGGCGGCGACGGCGGCTGGCAGCGAGATCCGCACCGTCGAGGGTCTCGGCTCGGCCGGCGAACCCTCCGATGTGCAGCGGGCGTTGGCGGGCTGCGACGTGCAGTGCGGGTTCTGCCTGCCGGGCATGGCCATGACGGTGCACGATCTGCTGGAGGGCAACCACGCCCCCACCGAGCTGGAGACCAGGCGCGCGCTCTGCGGCAACCTCTGCCGCTGCGGCGGCTACCGGGGGGTGCTGGACGCCGTCCGCGAGGTGGCGGCCGAGCGCGGCGCCCGGGTGGCCAGGGCGGCGGCTGAGGCGGCGGAGGCCAAGGCAGTGAGCGAGGCGAACCAGGCCCCCGAGCCGGTGACGCCGCGTATCCCACACCAGGCGGGCCCCACGTCGGCCGGCGGGTTTCCCCAGGCAGGAGGCATGTGA
- a CDS encoding DUF3039 domain-containing protein — protein sequence MSTVEEPERGAGTGTIVEPTPQTTHGDGDHERFAHYVQKDKIMASALDGTPVVALCGKVWVPGRDPKKYPVCPTCKEIYESMGSFGGGGDGKGGKGGKGGKGGNR from the coding sequence ATGAGCACTGTTGAGGAGCCCGAGCGCGGAGCGGGCACCGGCACCATCGTCGAGCCCACCCCGCAGACCACGCACGGTGACGGCGATCACGAGCGGTTCGCGCACTATGTCCAGAAGGACAAGATCATGGCGAGCGCGCTGGACGGCACGCCCGTCGTCGCGCTCTGCGGCAAGGTCTGGGTCCCCGGGCGCGACCCGAAGAAGTATCCGGTCTGTCCCACCTGCAAGGAGATCTACGAGTCCATGGGCTCGTTCGGTGGCGGCGGCGACGGCAAGGGCGGAAAGGGCGGCAAGGGCGGCAAGGGCGGGAACAGGTAG
- a CDS encoding HU family DNA-binding protein, protein MNRSELVAALSERAEVTRKDADAVLAALAETVGEVVAKGDEKVTIPGFLTFERTHRAARTARNPQTGEPIQIPAGYSVKVSAGTKLKEAAKGK, encoded by the coding sequence ATGAACCGCAGTGAGCTGGTGGCCGCTCTGTCCGAGCGCGCCGAGGTGACCCGGAAGGACGCCGACGCCGTCCTGGCGGCCCTCGCCGAGACGGTGGGGGAGGTCGTGGCCAAGGGCGACGAGAAGGTCACCATCCCCGGTTTCCTGACCTTCGAGCGCACCCACCGCGCGGCTCGCACCGCCCGCAACCCGCAGACCGGCGAGCCCATCCAGATCCCGGCCGGGTACAGCGTGAAGGTGTCCGCGGGCACCAAGCTGAAGGAAGCCGCCAAGGGCAAGTGA
- the murA gene encoding UDP-N-acetylglucosamine 1-carboxyvinyltransferase, translated as MTDDVLLVHGGTPIEGEIRVRGAKNLVPKAMVAALLGSAPSRLRNVPEIRDVRVVRGLLQLHGVTVRSGEEPGELVLDPSHVESANVADIDAHAGSSRIPILFCGPLLHRLGHAFIPGLGGCDIGGRPVDFHFDVLRQFGAVIEKRADGQYLEAPQRLRGCRIRLPYPSVGSTEQVLLTAVLAEGVTELTNAAVEPEIEDLICVLQKMGAIISLDTDRTIRITGVDRLGGYTHRALPDRLEAASWASAALATKGSVYVRGASQREMLTFLNVYRKVGGAFEVDESGIRFWHPGGPLNAIALETDVHPGFQTDWQQPLVVALTQASGLSIVHETVYESRLGFTSALNQMGAHIQLYRECLGGTPCRFGQRNFLHSAVVSGPTTLQGGDLVIPDLRGGFSYLIAALAAQGTSRVHGIELINRGYENFLHKLEELGAKVERP; from the coding sequence ATGACCGACGACGTACTCCTTGTTCACGGCGGCACCCCGATCGAGGGCGAGATCCGGGTCCGAGGGGCGAAGAACCTGGTCCCCAAGGCCATGGTGGCGGCCCTCCTCGGCAGCGCGCCCAGCCGGCTGCGCAACGTGCCGGAGATCCGTGACGTGCGGGTGGTGCGCGGCCTCCTCCAGCTGCACGGGGTGACGGTGCGCAGCGGCGAGGAGCCGGGCGAGCTGGTGCTCGACCCCTCGCACGTGGAAAGCGCGAACGTGGCCGACATCGACGCGCACGCCGGCTCGTCGAGGATTCCCATCCTCTTCTGCGGCCCGCTGCTGCACCGCCTCGGGCACGCGTTCATCCCGGGGCTCGGCGGCTGCGACATCGGCGGCCGGCCGGTCGACTTCCACTTCGACGTGCTGCGCCAGTTCGGCGCCGTGATCGAGAAGCGGGCCGACGGCCAGTACCTGGAGGCCCCGCAGCGGCTGCGCGGCTGCCGGATCAGGCTGCCCTACCCCTCGGTCGGCTCCACGGAGCAGGTGCTGCTCACCGCCGTGCTGGCCGAGGGGGTGACGGAGCTGACCAACGCCGCCGTCGAGCCGGAGATCGAGGACCTGATCTGCGTGCTGCAGAAGATGGGCGCGATCATCTCCCTGGACACCGACCGCACCATCAGGATCACCGGCGTCGACCGGCTCGGCGGCTACACCCACCGGGCGCTGCCCGACCGCCTTGAGGCCGCCTCCTGGGCGAGCGCCGCGCTGGCCACCAAGGGCAGCGTCTATGTCCGCGGCGCCAGCCAGCGGGAGATGCTGACGTTTCTGAACGTCTACCGCAAGGTCGGCGGCGCGTTCGAGGTGGACGAGTCGGGGATCAGGTTCTGGCACCCGGGCGGCCCGTTGAACGCCATCGCGCTGGAGACGGACGTCCACCCCGGCTTCCAGACGGACTGGCAGCAGCCGCTGGTGGTGGCCCTGACGCAGGCGTCCGGGCTCTCCATCGTGCACGAGACCGTCTACGAGTCCCGGTTGGGCTTCACCAGCGCGCTCAACCAGATGGGCGCGCACATCCAGCTCTACCGGGAGTGCCTGGGCGGCACGCCCTGCCGCTTCGGCCAGCGGAACTTCCTGCACTCGGCGGTGGTGTCGGGGCCGACCACGCTCCAGGGCGGCGATCTGGTCATCCCCGACCTGCGCGGGGGATTCTCCTACCTGATCGCGGCGTTGGCGGCGCAGGGCACCTCACGGGTGCACGGCATCGAGCTGATCAACCGGGGCTATGAGAACTTCCTCCACAAACTTGAGGAGTTGGGCGCCAAGGTCGAACGCCCCTGA
- a CDS encoding FAD binding domain-containing protein, whose amino-acid sequence MSTHAPAPQAAQLVALPATLDDAVAALADVPAAVPVAGGTDLMAGVNAGLLRPAALVGLGRLAELRGWAYQDGHALLGACLTHSRMSRPDFAALIPALAAAARSAGPPQVRNAGTLGGNIISAAPSGDTLPVLAALEATLLIASPGGEGRQIPVSHLLAGRARLKPGELVAHVRVPLLHAPQTYLKATGRTGPSRAVASVAVVLDPLRREVRCAVGAVAPMPLRPLDAERWVASLVDWDGQRGLAPEALAAFGDYVGMACIPDPAPAKEGAEPAQLPRAVLHLRRTVAALARRGLGRALR is encoded by the coding sequence TTGAGCACGCACGCACCGGCACCACAGGCGGCCCAGCTCGTCGCGCTACCTGCCACGCTGGACGACGCCGTGGCGGCGTTGGCCGATGTTCCGGCCGCCGTGCCGGTCGCCGGCGGCACCGATCTGATGGCGGGCGTCAACGCCGGGCTGCTGCGCCCGGCCGCCCTGGTGGGGCTCGGCCGCCTCGCCGAGCTGCGTGGCTGGGCGTACCAGGACGGTCACGCGCTGTTGGGCGCCTGTCTCACGCACTCCCGGATGAGCCGCCCCGACTTCGCCGCGCTGATCCCCGCGCTGGCCGCCGCCGCCCGCTCCGCCGGGCCGCCGCAGGTGCGCAACGCCGGGACGCTGGGCGGCAACATCATCTCCGCCGCACCTTCGGGTGACACGCTGCCGGTGCTGGCCGCGCTGGAGGCGACCCTGCTGATCGCCAGCCCGGGGGGCGAGGGCAGACAGATCCCGGTCAGCCATCTGCTGGCCGGCCGTGCCCGGTTGAAACCCGGCGAGCTGGTGGCCCATGTGCGGGTGCCGCTGCTGCACGCCCCGCAGACCTACCTCAAGGCCACGGGCCGCACCGGCCCCTCGCGCGCGGTCGCCTCGGTCGCCGTGGTGCTCGACCCGCTGCGCCGCGAGGTGCGCTGCGCGGTGGGCGCGGTGGCCCCGATGCCGCTGCGCCCCCTGGACGCCGAACGCTGGGTGGCGTCACTGGTCGACTGGGACGGTCAACGCGGGCTGGCGCCCGAGGCGCTGGCCGCTTTCGGGGACTACGTCGGAATGGCCTGCATCCCGGACCCCGCGCCGGCGAAAGAAGGCGCCGAACCTGCCCAACTCCCGCGCGCGGTACTGCACTTGCGGCGTACCGTGGCAGCACTGGCCCGCCGTGGACTCGGAAGGGCTCTTCGATGA